Proteins found in one Tsukamurella paurometabola DSM 20162 genomic segment:
- a CDS encoding CobW family GTP-binding protein, which produces MSRRPVPVVVVAGYLGAGKSTLLNHLLSNATGARIGVVVNDFGAVNIDAMLVAGGSGSGAVQTVSLSNGCVCCTVDDDELEDVLGALAARDLDVIVVEASGLAEPAAMVRRVVLASDPRIDYGGLVYVADAAHLDETMRRHPSLRHHLALADLVVLNKIDLADEPDRVAAVVRGYAPSAPLVRTVDAAMPTALLVDPQVLADRAAARDRIARQLTLDEALRAQAHHDHGEHDGDHEHLHDAYAAVDVAAGPVDARRMADLLCDPPPGVFRVKGFVTVADGTRLEVHTVGRHVRTGLERGRRTGEPTVLVFLGVGLDGDDLRARVEACAATPESIADTAGVLSLLRFSAAAQEDSTITEV; this is translated from the coding sequence GTGAGCCGGCGCCCGGTGCCGGTGGTGGTGGTCGCCGGATACCTCGGGGCGGGCAAGTCGACGCTGCTCAATCACCTGTTGTCCAATGCCACGGGAGCCCGGATCGGGGTAGTGGTCAACGACTTCGGTGCGGTCAACATCGATGCGATGCTGGTGGCGGGCGGGAGTGGCTCCGGCGCAGTACAGACGGTATCGCTGAGCAACGGGTGCGTGTGCTGCACCGTCGATGACGACGAGCTCGAGGACGTGCTCGGCGCGTTGGCCGCACGTGACCTGGACGTCATCGTGGTCGAGGCCTCCGGTCTCGCGGAGCCCGCCGCGATGGTGCGCCGCGTCGTGCTCGCCTCCGATCCCCGGATCGACTACGGCGGGTTGGTGTACGTGGCCGATGCAGCGCACCTCGATGAGACCATGCGCCGGCACCCGTCGCTGCGGCACCACTTGGCGCTCGCCGACCTGGTGGTGCTCAACAAGATCGATCTCGCTGACGAACCGGACCGGGTGGCCGCCGTCGTACGTGGATACGCACCGTCGGCCCCGCTCGTCCGGACGGTCGACGCGGCCATGCCCACGGCCCTGCTCGTCGATCCGCAGGTGCTGGCCGACCGCGCCGCCGCGCGCGACCGCATCGCACGCCAGCTCACCCTCGATGAAGCGTTGCGGGCGCAGGCGCACCACGACCACGGTGAGCACGACGGCGATCACGAGCACTTGCACGATGCCTATGCCGCTGTCGACGTCGCCGCGGGACCGGTCGACGCGCGGCGGATGGCGGATCTGCTGTGCGATCCGCCGCCCGGGGTGTTTCGGGTGAAGGGCTTCGTGACCGTCGCCGACGGCACCCGGCTCGAGGTGCACACGGTGGGTCGGCACGTGCGCACCGGCCTGGAGCGTGGTCGCCGGACCGGGGAGCCCACCGTGCTCGTCTTCCTGGGTGTGGGTCTCGATGGTGACGATCTCCGGGCCCGGGTCGAGGCGTGCGCGGCGACGCCCGAGTCGATCGCTGATACCGCGGGTGTGCTCTCCCTGCTGCGCTTCTCCGCTGCAGCCCAGGAGGATTCGACCATCACCGAGGTCTGA
- a CDS encoding rhodanese-related sulfurtransferase: MGKIVLFYVFTPLADPEAIRLWQRALCEANGLRGRILVSPHGINVTVGGEIRAVKRYVRATKEYRAFAGADIKWSDGSAEDFPKLSVRARDEIVTFGVPDEIVVDADGVRDGGTALSPEEVNELVRQRPDAVFFDGRNAIEAEIGRFAGAVVTPAKTTRDFVGLLDSGEYDHLKGRPVITYCTGGVRCEVLSALMRNRGFGEVYQLDGGIARYGERFGDGGLWEGAMYVFDRRMSVSFSDRSKRIGRCAQCGTPTSNVANLPEPRDRELAVLCEDCAS, encoded by the coding sequence ATGGGCAAGATCGTGCTGTTCTACGTGTTCACCCCGCTGGCCGATCCCGAGGCGATCCGGCTGTGGCAGCGGGCGCTGTGTGAGGCGAACGGCCTGCGTGGCCGGATCCTGGTGTCGCCGCACGGGATCAACGTCACCGTCGGGGGCGAGATCCGGGCGGTCAAACGCTACGTGCGCGCTACCAAGGAATACCGGGCCTTCGCGGGAGCCGATATCAAGTGGTCCGACGGCTCGGCCGAGGACTTCCCGAAGTTGTCGGTGCGGGCCCGCGACGAGATCGTCACCTTCGGCGTGCCCGATGAGATCGTCGTCGATGCCGACGGGGTGCGCGACGGCGGAACCGCACTCAGCCCCGAGGAGGTGAACGAGCTCGTACGGCAGCGCCCGGACGCCGTCTTTTTCGACGGGCGCAATGCGATTGAGGCCGAGATCGGACGCTTTGCGGGCGCGGTGGTGACCCCGGCCAAGACCACGCGCGACTTCGTGGGTCTCCTGGACTCCGGTGAGTACGACCACCTCAAGGGCCGCCCGGTGATCACCTACTGCACGGGGGGCGTGCGCTGCGAGGTGCTCAGTGCGCTCATGCGCAACCGCGGGTTCGGCGAGGTCTATCAGCTCGACGGCGGCATCGCCCGGTACGGCGAACGGTTCGGCGACGGCGGCCTATGGGAGGGCGCGATGTACGTTTTCGACCGCCGCATGAGCGTGTCGTTCTCCGACCGCAGCAAGCGCATCGGCCGGTGTGCGCAGTGCGGGACGCCCACGTCGAACGTGGCCAACCTGCCTGAACCGCGCGACCGTGAGCTGGCCGTGCTGTGCGAGGACTGCGCATCGTGA